Below is a window of Aphanothece sacrum FPU1 DNA.
TGAAGATTTTATGGCTCAAATGACGGTTCAACAACTCAAAACTCAATTGAGTCAATTTGGAATTACTCCTCAACAAATGTTTGATCAGATGAATGTAACTCTAGAAAGAATGAAATCTGAAATACAATAAATCAGGGAATTAAAATCTAATAATAAAAATCTTTTTAATAAACAATTATGTACGATTTTGTCATTATTGGTGGAGGAATTGTTGGCCTGTCTACTGGGATGGCTTTAGGGAAACAATATCCTCAAGCTTCTGTTGTCATTCTGGAAAAAGAAACGGGTGTCGCTTATCATCAAACAGGACACAATAGCGGGGTTATTCATTCGGGTATTTATTATAAACCAGGTAGTTTTAAAGCAAAATTTACCCGTGCTGGTAGTCAGTCTATGGTAGAATTTTGCCAAAAATATGATATTCCTCATGATGTTTGTGGTAAGGTCATTGTTGCCACTCAAGAAAAAGAATTACCCTTATTAGATAATCTCTATCAACGAGGTCTAGAAAATGGCTTAAAAGTTCAGAAAATTACACCTGAACAAGTCAAAGAAAAAGAACCTTATGTTAGTTGTTTAGGAGGAATTTATGTCCCCACATCTGGTATTACCGATTATAAAAAAGTCTGTCAAAAATATGCTGAACTAATTGAATTACAAGGGGGAGAAATTCGTTTTAATACGAAAGTAACACAAATTATTGATACTCCACAAGGTAAAGTATTAGAAACAACTCAAGGAACTATTAATACTAATTTTGTCATTAATTGTGCCGGATTATATAGCGATCGCGTGGCTAAAATGGGAGGGGTTGACCCCCAAGCTAAAATCGTTCCCTTTCGCGGTGAATACTATCAATTAAAGCCAGAAAAACGATATTTTGTTAAAACACTCATTTATCCCGTTCCTAATCCCGAATTTCCCTTCTTAGGTGTACATTTTACTCGTATGATTGATGGTAGTATTCATGCGGGGCCAAATGCGGTTTTAAGTTTGAAAAGAGAAGGCTATAAAAAGACAGATTTTGATTTAAAAGAGTTCGTAGAAGTGATGACTTATCCTGGGTTTTGGAAGTTAGCCGTTAAACACGCTGATGAGGGCATTAAAGAGATAATTAGATCTTTTAGTAAAGCCGCATTTGTTAACAGTTTACAGCAATTAATTCCTGATGTTACAGCAGATGATATTATACCTTGTGAAGCTGGAGTAAGAGCGCAAGCTTTAAAGGCAGATGGTAAGTTAGTTGATGATTTTTTAATTATACAAGATAAACATGCCATGCACGTTTGTAATGCGCCTTCTCCTGCTGCTACTGCTTCCTTAGAAATTGGTAAATCTATTGTGTCACAAATTCCTCAATTAGTTTAGAAATGTAGCTAAACTAATATTTAATAAAAGGTTAAAGCCTTATCCTAAGGAACAGGTGAAGAAATGCGTCAGCTTTTAGGAACTGATCAACCTGCCGCAACTAAAAAACCTCAAATAACTCGAAAAAATATCAGTGAAATAGACGCATAATTTATGAAGATCTTAGTAAATGCTGATATTGAAACTTATTTATTGTTAGCTGTTCCGATTGATTCTGTAATTGATTGTGTGACCATAATGAAAGGTAAAATTGTTGATTTAATCAACAATCATACTAATGAGTTTTAACTAAAAATGGTTCCTACTAATAGTGACCATTCAGCTATGACAAGGTAAGTTAATAATTATTTTGATTTCATTACTACTTCTCTGTCCTAATGAGATTATTTTAACAAATAACAAACAAAACTTAATCAATATTTAATAGGTAGCGTTTATACTTTTCCTGGACTTTTATTACTTTTAATCTATGAGGAGTTCATGTTAAAATTTTCGTTTTGTTTAAAATATAGTCTAACTGCGACTTCATTGATTTTAGGCTCAATTTTTACCTCATCTAATGCTTTAGCAACTCAATTAGTTGGTAGGGCAGTTTTATCTGCTAATACTTTCGCACCTGGACCAACATCAGGACAATTTATTACTCCTAGTAATGGGTTTATTCCTCCTTTTGTTAACCAAGAACCCGTACAAGGATTTTCTTCTATTTTACCTGGACTTAAACCAAATACTTATCGCGTACTCGAAGATAATGGATTTGGAAGTAAAGCAAATTCTGCTGATTCTGTGCTGCGTTTTTATGGGGTTGAACTAGATTTTAATACGGGTCAAGTATTTGCCGCAAATTGGCAAACTGGAGACAGATTAGCTAGTTTTACTAATGAGAGTTTCTTACAATTAAATGATCGGGATAATAAAGCGGGATTTCTTATTGTTGCTGATTTAGTTAATTATCCTAATTCAGCGATTCCTGTTGATGCTAATATCAAAAATAATCGTTGGTTAACAGGGGCAGATTTTGATATTGAATCTTTCCGTCAAGCGTCTGATGGTACATTTTGGGTAGGAGATGAATTGGGGCCATTCTTATTACATTTTGGCAGCGAAGGACAACTTTTAAAAGCTCCTATATCCGTTCCTAATGTGTTAGGATTCGATGCAAATCCTTTTGTACAATCCCCTGATAATCCTAATCTAACAACGGCTAATTTAGGTCGTTCTAGAGGGTTTGAAGGACTGGCAATTAATCCTAGTGGTACTAAATTATATCCTCTTTTAGAAGGGCCATTAACCTCTGATTCTCAACGCGATCGCCTGTTAATTTATGAGTTTGATTTGACTACGGAACAATTTACCGGAAAGTCCTTTAATTATCGTTTGGAAGATACTTCACACGCTATTGGTGAATTAACTGCTATTAGTGACAATGAATTTATTGTCATTGAACGAGATGGAAGACAGGGCGATCCTAATAATCCTGCTTTTACTAATCCTGCACAGTTTAAACGTCTCTACAAAATTGATATTAATCAAGTAGATGGTAATGGATTTGTCAAGAAAGATTTATTAGTTGATCTGTTAAATATTGATGATCCTAATAATCTGGGAGGTAACGGAACCACGAACGGAATTTTTACCTTTCCTTTTGTAACTATTGAGTCAGTTTTACCCATTAATAAAAATACCTTGTTACTCGTTAATGATAATAATTTTCCTTTTAGTGTTGGTCGTACACCAGGACAAGCAGACAATAATGAATTTATTTTAGTTTCTGTCTCTGTTCCTGAATCAAGTTCATTGGTGGGATTATTATTATTAGGAGGTTTAGGATTATTTTTGATGATTAAACATCAAAGAAAGTCAGAATAAGGTTCTACCGGACTTACTATGCTAAATTAATAATGAATAAAAGGTTAAAGCCTTATTCTATAGAAACAAAGTCTGACGAACGCGGACAACCATTAAAGGTTGCGTAGGCAACCTTTGTTTGTATAGCTTAACTCTGAGCGAGTTAAAGTCTATTCTTTGTGATAATTTAGCATAACTTGTCCGGTAGAAGCAAAAACGTCCTCTTGCAATGACAGATTATTTACGCTTTTTCTACTGCTAGTTGAATTAATTGATCAACTAATTCAGGAAATTTAATTCCGCTTGCTTCCCAAAGTTGAGGATACATACTAAAAGCAGTAAACCCTGGTAAAGTATTAATTTCGTTGATAAATATTTCTTGAGTTGCTTCTACATAAAAAAAGTCTACCCTAGCTAATCCTGAAGCGTCAATTGCTTTAAATCCTTCAATAGCCATTTCTTGAATTTGAGTGATAATATTATCAGGAAGTTGGGCCGGAATATGTAACTGGGCCCGTCCATCCGTATATTTAGTTTCGTAGTCATAAAAATCACTATCATAAGTAATTTCGCCAATAACCGACGCTTTCGGGTTATCATTACCTAAAACCGCACATTCTACCTCTCTAGCAGTCACTCCCGTTTCAATAACAATGCGTCTATCATAACTGGCCGCACTATCTAAAGCACTTTCTAATTCTGAACGCGATCGCACTTTAGCAATACCCACCGATGACCCTAAATTAGCAGGTTTAACAAAACAAGGATAACCCAGAGATTGTTCAATATCATCACAAAGTTTCGGGAAAACACAAGCATTTGACCAGACCTGCGATCGCTCAATAAACTTATAATTAACTTGAGGTAATCCAACTTGTGCAAAGGCCGTTTTCATGGCAATTTTATCCATCCCCACAGATGACCCTAAGACCCCACTACCGACAAAAGGAACCCGCATTAAGGTTAATAACCCTTGTATTGTGCCATCTTCTCCATTAGGGCCATGAAGAATGGGAAACCAGACATCAACCGTCTTAACTTCTGGGGGAAAATCCCATAATTGTTGAGGGTTACTATCATCACAGACTAAAGGAGTTCCCGTCTCTAAAACCTGTTGTCCTACTTCTGAGGCTTGCCAAACCCCGTTTTTGGGGATATAAACGGGTAATACCTCATATTTGCTCTGATTATCCCCTGTTTGTAAAGCTGTAGCGATCGCCCTTGCAGAATTAATGGAAACTTCATGTTCTCCTGAACGTCCCCCAAACAATAACCCAACCCGTAACTTACTCATTTCGTCGTTCCTTTCCCGTTTTTGTTTTTGATGGTTCTACCGGACAAGTTATGTTAAATTATTACAAATAAAAGACCTTAACTCGCTCAGAGTTAAGCTATACAAACAAAGGTTGCCTACGCAACCTATAATGGCAGTCCACGAAGGTGGACTTCGTTTTTATAGGATAAGGCTTTAGCCTTTTATTAATTATTAGTTTAGCATAACTTGTCCGGTAAAACCAAATTTTCTCTGATAAAATCCTCGAACAATAAGCCCAAATTGTTCATTGTTCATTGTTGAAAGAAGGGAGTATTATTTTTGTAAAATATCTTCTACTGAGACACCATCTCCTTGATAACCAAAGTAAGATAAAGTAGCGGCAGCTTCAGCACGAGTGACAGTTTTTTTCGGTTGAAAAAGGGTTGTATAACCAAATACTCGGCGAACATTAGCTTTTTCTCCATTCTGAAAATCGGCGTATAAGGCTTGTAATGCTTTAGAATTAATTTTAGCGGTATCTTGAAATCCCCACGTTTCTTTAACCCCATCAATAGACGCTTTGGGCAATGCTTTACCTGTGTCTAAAGGAACTTTCCAGGTCATTAAATCTTCCCGCGTTAATGGGGCATCAGGACGAAAAACAGTAGTGCTAGTATCTCCTGTTAAACTAGAAGGAATTAAGCCCGCTTCAGCTAGGCCTTGAATTACCTCAAAATCTGAGTCTTTGGCAAGAACATCTCCAAAAGCAGGTTGAGCAGTTTTTAAGCCTAAACGAATTTGTTTTTCTGGGGCATTTTCATAAAATTTATTATGAGCATTTAGCAACCATTTAGCATAAGTTCGACGGCTAATAGGTCCATTAGGATTAAAAACATTATCGCCAGTTTTATCAGGGGTTAAAATGCCTAAACTGGCTAAATTTTGTACCGAAGAACGTAAAGGTTCAGGAACAGTATCGAGATCAGAAAAATTAACCACTTCCAGAGTAGAAGGGGAAAGATTAGGAGAAGATTTAACTGTTGATGGGGTTGAGTTTTTAACAGCTTGATATTCGAGAGTAAATTCTGTATTTGAGTCGGCAGAATTCAAAAAAGAAATTTTAATTTCTAGTCCATTTCCCTGAACAATTAAAGGTTTATCTTGTGGGTTAGATGAAAAAGGTTCTACAATTTTCCAGGGGGTTGACTGGAATTGTTGTTGATAAAAATCAGCGATCGCTTTGATAGAATCAGAAGATGACCAACGAGTCAGACCTTTTTCAGGTGTAAGACCTTCGGGATTTTCTTGCGAAGTGGCTTTAGGATAGATAGGAATAGTAGTGGGAAAATTATTAGGCAGTAGGGATGCAGAAGGGTTATTTGTTTCCGAATTAGGGGATAATTCAGGATTAGGGGCCAAACGACCCTCTAATTCTTTAGTGCCACTACAAGAACTTAATAAAGCCACTAAAGACCATAAAAAACCCCAACTCATTAAATTTTTCATCATCTATAAATTATGAATTATGAATTATGAATTATGAATTATGAATTTAAGTAGGTAGTCATAATTAAAGTCATAATAGAAAAGTTCGTATCTGAGTGCGTAACTCCTAGAATTATTCATTGTTAATTGTTCATTCTCCATGACCCATTGTTTATTAGACATCTCCAAAAGCCCAGATTTTACCTTGATGATACAAGGCTTTGAGGTTAAGTTCGGTCGATATCTATTATAATTCATAATTCATAATTCATAATTCATAATTCATAATTCATAATTCATAATTCATAATTCATAATTCATAATTCATAATTTATAATTTAATTAGCCTTTGCCGTTCGTTGATGTTCTAAAGCACCTTTGGGATAAACAAGACGTTGATGATGAAATTGCTGCCAAACTTTAACAAAAACTTCAGCAATAATGGGTAATTCCTCATATTTAATGCCACAATCACACAATTGCTCATCACGCCAACGGGCCTTAAAAATTTTCTGAATCATGCCTAAAGCCATTTCTGGAGTGGCTTCTTTTAAGGAACGTAAAGCAGCCTCACAACCATCAGCTAACATGACAATACCTGTTTCTCGTGACTGAGGGACAGGTCCATAATAACGAAATTCTTCTTCAGGAATGGGATTACTTCCTTTACGCTCAGCTTCTTGTTTAGCCTGATAATAAAAATAAGAAATCAGTAAAGTCCCTTGATGTTCAGGAATAAAATCGCGGATGACTCGTGGTAAACCATATTTATTAGCCATTTCTAAACCTTTACTTACGTGCTTTTTAATAATCTCTACACTTTGGAAAGGATCATTAATTTCATCATGTTTATTGGGGGCCCCCATCTGATTCTCAATAAAGCCCAAAGGGTCGTGCATTTTGCCAATATCATGATAAAGAGTTCCGGCTCTAACTAATTCTACATTACAGTGCAATTCTCGGGCCGCCGCTTCAGCCAAACAAGCTACAAATAAAGTATGTTGAAAGGTTCCAGGGGTTTCTGTCGCCAATCGTTGTAATAGAGGACAATTAGGGTTAGCTAATTCTACCAGACGAATAGGGGTAACTAAGTCAAAAATACGTTCTAAATAAGGAGAGATACCCAGGGCCATTACACTCCATAAAAATCCTGATAACCCATAAACCATGGCCCCCGGTAAGACAGCCGACCAAATGGTGGCGGCCACAGGTGCAACAATTAAATAACTAAAAAAGTAGAGGGTTCCTTGAATTAGGCCTACTCCTCCCCCAAGGCCAGCTAATTCATCCCGTGAGCGCAATTTCCCCGCGATTAAAGCGGCTAATAAACCTCCGGCAGTTCCCGCTATAATATAACTCCAATTAATTGTACTAGCCGCAAAGGTAGACAATCCACTTAAGAGAAGCACTTGGGTAATAGCTAAAGTTGGTCCATAAAAACTACTCGTAAGTAGACCCACCGCCGGTAAATTAGTATAGCCAAGATTAAAAATCGCTAACAGAGGGGTACTTAAACTCAATAGACATATGAGTAAATGATCTCGACGACGCATGGGACGATGAATGCGCCTTGTTACCACACAGAAGATGGTGATTGAGCCAGCCACTAGAATAGCAGAAACTCCTAACCCTAACCAATTGGTTCCCCGACGACTTAACCCAAAACTATCGAGGAGGACAAATTCTTCTTGGGTAATGGTTTTTCTGGCTTCGACAATGACATCTCCTGCTTTAATTTCTACAATAACAGGTTCTATGGCAAGAGCGGCTTGTTCGGCCCGTCGTTTGGTTTCTTCTTTATCGACGGTTAAATTATGTTGATTTTGCAAGATAGCCATCAATAATTCTGTGGCTGTTTCTTTTGCCGGAGAGGATAAAATTCCTTGTAGTTGAATGTTAAGAATATCTCTGTGAATATAGTCAGGCATTCCAGCCGGAATTCCTTGGGTCAAAATTCTTTGTAAGGTTTGTCTGAGAATAGGTTTGCTTTTTTTCCAGGTAGAATCATCTAAATTGAGGAAATCTAGGGTTAATTTTGGGGTCAGACCAGAGGTTTTAAAGGTAGAACTTTTGAGAATGGCACTAGCATAGTTATTACGGGACTGGTTAATTTTTGTTAATAGGATGTTAAAGTTGTCATCTGATGTTGTTTTACGATAATTATTGAGTTGTCTGAGGGCATTTTTTATGGTTGGTTGTAAATCTGAGCTATTCTTAGATAAGAGATCAGCCCCTTGATTGGTAGTTATTGCTTTAACAATCATTTGCCAATCTTGTTCAGGACAACTGCGTAAATATTGTTGAATGGATAAGGAAAGAACCCCAACATTAAAGAAAGGAAAAGGGGCTGTTTGAACTCGTAATAAGTCTATTTGATCGATCGCATTACTTAAGTTTAAAGTCAGTTGGTTCGTTAATTCCACATCTCGTTGTAATACTGGGATAACACCTGTACGGACTTCTTTACGTTTTTCTTCGGTGGTTTTGGGGTCTTGAAAGGTTCCGTCTTGGGGAGCTATGATAGTGATGGGAGAAACCGTTCCTACTGATAGTTGGGGTTGGTTGTAGAAGCGATAACCAATAACACTCGTAAGAGACACCACCGTTAACCCCCACATTAAAGGGGGATGAATTTTGCGGATGGGGACACAACCATGTAATTTTTCGAGCATATTAGGGGAATGATTCACTCTAATACTAGGTTTTTTCGCTGAAGGATTAACCGTTTTCAAGGGAAATTGATGACGATTTTGGTAATTTCGTCGCCATTTCTCCAGATGTTGCGTTAAAAATTCAAGTGTCTTCATTATGTGTGAGGTTAGGGAAACGCAAGAGTTTTTAAAGAGTTATCGATAAGTCCCTAAATTAAACTAGGGTATCTGTTAAACAGACGTA
It encodes the following:
- a CDS encoding esterase-like activity of phytase family protein produces the protein MLKFSFCLKYSLTATSLILGSIFTSSNALATQLVGRAVLSANTFAPGPTSGQFITPSNGFIPPFVNQEPVQGFSSILPGLKPNTYRVLEDNGFGSKANSADSVLRFYGVELDFNTGQVFAANWQTGDRLASFTNESFLQLNDRDNKAGFLIVADLVNYPNSAIPVDANIKNNRWLTGADFDIESFRQASDGTFWVGDELGPFLLHFGSEGQLLKAPISVPNVLGFDANPFVQSPDNPNLTTANLGRSRGFEGLAINPSGTKLYPLLEGPLTSDSQRDRLLIYEFDLTTEQFTGKSFNYRLEDTSHAIGELTAISDNEFIVIERDGRQGDPNNPAFTNPAQFKRLYKIDINQVDGNGFVKKDLLVDLLNIDDPNNLGGNGTTNGIFTFPFVTIESVLPINKNTLLLVNDNNFPFSVGRTPGQADNNEFILVSVSVPESSSLVGLLLLGGLGLFLMIKHQRKSE
- a CDS encoding S-layer homology domain-containing protein, producing MKNLMSWGFLWSLVALLSSCSGTKELEGRLAPNPELSPNSETNNPSASLLPNNFPTTIPIYPKATSQENPEGLTPEKGLTRWSSSDSIKAIADFYQQQFQSTPWKIVEPFSSNPQDKPLIVQGNGLEIKISFLNSADSNTEFTLEYQAVKNSTPSTVKSSPNLSPSTLEVVNFSDLDTVPEPLRSSVQNLASLGILTPDKTGDNVFNPNGPISRRTYAKWLLNAHNKFYENAPEKQIRLGLKTAQPAFGDVLAKDSDFEVIQGLAEAGLIPSSLTGDTSTTVFRPDAPLTREDLMTWKVPLDTGKALPKASIDGVKETWGFQDTAKINSKALQALYADFQNGEKANVRRVFGYTTLFQPKKTVTRAEAAATLSYFGYQGDGVSVEDILQK
- a CDS encoding D-alanine--D-alanine ligase family protein, with the translated sequence MSKLRVGLLFGGRSGEHEVSINSARAIATALQTGDNQSKYEVLPVYIPKNGVWQASEVGQQVLETGTPLVCDDSNPQQLWDFPPEVKTVDVWFPILHGPNGEDGTIQGLLTLMRVPFVGSGVLGSSVGMDKIAMKTAFAQVGLPQVNYKFIERSQVWSNACVFPKLCDDIEQSLGYPCFVKPANLGSSVGIAKVRSRSELESALDSAASYDRRIVIETGVTAREVECAVLGNDNPKASVIGEITYDSDFYDYETKYTDGRAQLHIPAQLPDNIITQIQEMAIEGFKAIDASGLARVDFFYVEATQEIFINEINTLPGFTAFSMYPQLWEASGIKFPELVDQLIQLAVEKA
- the lhgO gene encoding L-2-hydroxyglutarate oxidase, with product MYDFVIIGGGIVGLSTGMALGKQYPQASVVILEKETGVAYHQTGHNSGVIHSGIYYKPGSFKAKFTRAGSQSMVEFCQKYDIPHDVCGKVIVATQEKELPLLDNLYQRGLENGLKVQKITPEQVKEKEPYVSCLGGIYVPTSGITDYKKVCQKYAELIELQGGEIRFNTKVTQIIDTPQGKVLETTQGTINTNFVINCAGLYSDRVAKMGGVDPQAKIVPFRGEYYQLKPEKRYFVKTLIYPVPNPEFPFLGVHFTRMIDGSIHAGPNAVLSLKREGYKKTDFDLKEFVEVMTYPGFWKLAVKHADEGIKEIIRSFSKAAFVNSLQQLIPDVTADDIIPCEAGVRAQALKADGKLVDDFLIIQDKHAMHVCNAPSPAATASLEIGKSIVSQIPQLV
- a CDS encoding HD family phosphohydrolase, encoding MKTLEFLTQHLEKWRRNYQNRHQFPLKTVNPSAKKPSIRVNHSPNMLEKLHGCVPIRKIHPPLMWGLTVVSLTSVIGYRFYNQPQLSVGTVSPITIIAPQDGTFQDPKTTEEKRKEVRTGVIPVLQRDVELTNQLTLNLSNAIDQIDLLRVQTAPFPFFNVGVLSLSIQQYLRSCPEQDWQMIVKAITTNQGADLLSKNSSDLQPTIKNALRQLNNYRKTTSDDNFNILLTKINQSRNNYASAILKSSTFKTSGLTPKLTLDFLNLDDSTWKKSKPILRQTLQRILTQGIPAGMPDYIHRDILNIQLQGILSSPAKETATELLMAILQNQHNLTVDKEETKRRAEQAALAIEPVIVEIKAGDVIVEARKTITQEEFVLLDSFGLSRRGTNWLGLGVSAILVAGSITIFCVVTRRIHRPMRRRDHLLICLLSLSTPLLAIFNLGYTNLPAVGLLTSSFYGPTLAITQVLLLSGLSTFAASTINWSYIIAGTAGGLLAALIAGKLRSRDELAGLGGGVGLIQGTLYFFSYLIVAPVAATIWSAVLPGAMVYGLSGFLWSVMALGISPYLERIFDLVTPIRLVELANPNCPLLQRLATETPGTFQHTLFVACLAEAAARELHCNVELVRAGTLYHDIGKMHDPLGFIENQMGAPNKHDEINDPFQSVEIIKKHVSKGLEMANKYGLPRVIRDFIPEHQGTLLISYFYYQAKQEAERKGSNPIPEEEFRYYGPVPQSRETGIVMLADGCEAALRSLKEATPEMALGMIQKIFKARWRDEQLCDCGIKYEELPIIAEVFVKVWQQFHHQRLVYPKGALEHQRTAKAN